From one Actinomyces sp. Marseille-P3109 genomic stretch:
- a CDS encoding aldo/keto reductase, translating to MDTRLFPALGREIPVIGTGTWQLGIDLSEVDPSRAFSNLDAACASGVTFIDTADAYDNGASERFLGEFFSARPRTGLTVATKMGRSSGERTYPTDGFSRDLVLHWNDRSRKNLGTETIDIVHLHAPPIELLQRQHLWELLDELVETERIRCYGVSVLTCAEALEAIRHLGCASVEIIVNVFRHKPLEEVLPAARESGTAMIARVPLPDGLLSHNRRRGSTPAPPGSVAALDAGWIYSVVPDEVGMQAAHEFSGLCRRLGPEHVPPVQVALRWLLDQEGITCILPDAHSLNQVRSNARAAELPPLSQEMHTAVRELYDRLIRPYVHQHW from the coding sequence ATGGACACACGCCTGTTTCCCGCCCTGGGCCGCGAGATCCCAGTCATCGGCACTGGTACGTGGCAACTGGGCATTGATCTGAGCGAAGTCGATCCTTCTCGTGCCTTCAGCAATCTCGATGCAGCATGCGCCTCGGGGGTCACCTTCATCGATACGGCCGACGCCTATGACAACGGCGCCTCAGAGAGGTTCCTCGGCGAGTTCTTCTCCGCTCGTCCTCGCACCGGACTCACGGTGGCCACGAAGATGGGGAGGAGCAGTGGAGAGAGGACGTATCCCACCGACGGCTTCAGTCGAGACCTTGTTCTTCACTGGAACGACCGCTCCCGGAAAAATCTCGGCACCGAGACCATCGACATTGTCCATCTGCATGCTCCTCCCATCGAGCTACTTCAACGCCAGCACCTGTGGGAGCTCCTCGACGAGCTGGTCGAGACCGAGCGGATACGCTGCTACGGAGTGAGCGTCCTCACCTGCGCCGAGGCTCTCGAGGCGATCCGGCACCTGGGTTGCGCGAGCGTGGAGATCATCGTGAACGTCTTCCGGCACAAGCCCCTGGAGGAAGTTCTCCCCGCTGCGCGCGAGTCCGGGACCGCAATGATCGCGAGGGTTCCGCTACCTGATGGGCTGCTGTCCCATAACCGTCGTCGTGGTAGTACACCCGCACCGCCCGGATCAGTGGCGGCCCTCGACGCCGGCTGGATCTACTCCGTGGTCCCCGACGAGGTGGGAATGCAAGCCGCCCACGAGTTCTCCGGCCTGTGCCGCCGGCTCGGCCCCGAGCATGTTCCACCGGTCCAGGTCGCCCTGCGGTGGCTCCTGGATCAGGAGGGCATCACCTGCATCCTGCCTGACGCTCATAGTCTCAATCAGGTACGCTCCAACGCCCGTGCAGCCGAGCTGCCACCGCTGAGTCAGGAGATGCACACTGCGGTGAGAGAGCTCTACGACCGTCTCATCAGGCCCTACGTACACCAGCACTGGTAG
- a CDS encoding alpha/beta hydrolase: MPDAYEAFPARPPYDSATAALLERIEPLGILRAMTVQNIPSWRAPAEEVRAEFLRRHPDVVASDADVIRGDGTRLPVAIVRTSQDAAGGRPGPLFLSLHGGGLIMGCRFNGLLTVVPWLRRYGGVIVSPEYRLAPESPAPAGVEDCYATLCWAVEHAEDLGADPNRVVVVGPSAGGGLSAGTLLMARDRRGPTVLGGLLDYPMLDDRTGLLGWEGSVSARQYPDDGTWPAAYNNVAWDAALGERRGTDRVTPYEAPARAGWLGGLPPLFISVASAEVFRDEDVAFASRVWCDGGDAELHVYPGGTHAMEFVNARWLAQGLTAARDLWMERLLRPEDPRLNVVAVAQAGTYSALTEEVAAARFR, encoded by the coding sequence ATGCCCGACGCGTATGAGGCGTTCCCCGCCCGTCCTCCCTACGACAGTGCCACGGCTGCTCTGCTCGAACGCATCGAACCGCTTGGCATCTTACGCGCCATGACGGTGCAGAACATTCCGAGCTGGCGCGCTCCCGCCGAGGAGGTCCGGGCGGAGTTCCTGAGACGGCATCCCGATGTCGTGGCGAGTGATGCCGATGTCATCCGTGGGGACGGAACAAGGCTTCCCGTGGCGATCGTTCGGACCTCACAGGATGCCGCCGGTGGTCGGCCCGGTCCGCTGTTCCTCTCGCTGCACGGGGGAGGACTCATCATGGGGTGCCGTTTCAATGGACTGTTGACGGTCGTTCCGTGGCTGCGACGTTACGGGGGAGTCATTGTCAGTCCTGAGTACCGTCTGGCGCCGGAGAGTCCTGCTCCCGCCGGCGTTGAGGACTGCTACGCCACATTGTGCTGGGCGGTCGAGCACGCTGAGGACCTCGGCGCCGACCCGAACCGCGTCGTCGTCGTCGGACCGAGTGCCGGCGGGGGACTGAGCGCCGGCACACTGCTCATGGCTCGTGACAGGCGGGGGCCGACTGTCCTCGGCGGGCTGCTGGACTATCCCATGCTGGATGACCGTACCGGCCTGCTGGGGTGGGAGGGCTCGGTCTCAGCGCGTCAGTATCCCGACGACGGGACCTGGCCGGCGGCGTACAACAACGTTGCCTGGGACGCGGCGCTGGGGGAGCGGCGCGGTACGGACCGGGTCACCCCTTACGAGGCCCCGGCCCGTGCCGGCTGGCTGGGTGGTCTGCCTCCGCTGTTCATCTCGGTGGCATCTGCCGAGGTCTTCCGGGATGAGGACGTCGCCTTCGCCTCCAGAGTCTGGTGCGACGGCGGGGACGCCGAGTTGCACGTCTACCCCGGAGGCACCCACGCCATGGAGTTCGTCAATGCCCGCTGGTTGGCTCAAGGGCTCACTGCGGCACGCGACCTGTGGATGGAAAGGCTGCTGCGCCCTGAGGACCCGCGGCTCAATGTGGTGGCCGTGGCGCAGGCCGGAACCTACTCGGCTCTCACGGAGGAGGTCGCTGCGGCTCGGTTCAGGTGA
- the ftsX gene encoding permease-like cell division protein FtsX, producing the protein MRLRFILSETAKGMSRNLAMTVSVILVAFVSLLFVGASSLLQSQISTMKGDWYDKVEVSVYMCPKSSASSNCANGEATAAQISDVEKLITSGAPSGYVKSYQMETKAEAYKNFMKAYAKSAVGRNATEDMMPVSFRIKLKDAENYKLVAEQFEGHSGVERVVDQRSTLEPLFLVMNRASWITGGLATIMAVAAVLLISTTIRLSAMSRSRQTGIMRLVGASNLFIQLPFILEGVIAALTGAVLAVVTLWVGVRYVVEGWLASSISFTSAFITTKDVLFLSPWLILAAIALAAVSSAFSLSKYTRV; encoded by the coding sequence GTGAGACTGCGTTTCATCCTCTCGGAGACCGCCAAGGGCATGTCCCGCAATCTGGCGATGACGGTGTCCGTCATTCTCGTCGCCTTCGTGTCCCTGCTCTTCGTAGGGGCCTCGTCCCTCCTGCAGAGCCAGATCTCGACCATGAAGGGCGATTGGTACGACAAGGTCGAGGTCTCGGTCTACATGTGCCCCAAGTCATCGGCCTCCTCCAACTGCGCCAACGGCGAGGCCACCGCGGCCCAGATCAGCGACGTCGAGAAGCTCATCACCAGCGGCGCCCCCTCCGGCTACGTCAAGTCCTACCAGATGGAGACCAAGGCCGAGGCCTACAAGAACTTCATGAAGGCCTATGCCAAGTCAGCCGTGGGGCGAAACGCCACCGAGGACATGATGCCCGTCTCCTTCCGCATCAAGCTCAAGGACGCGGAGAACTACAAGCTGGTGGCCGAGCAGTTCGAGGGACACAGTGGCGTTGAGCGGGTGGTTGACCAACGCTCCACCCTGGAGCCTCTCTTCCTCGTGATGAACCGGGCCTCCTGGATCACCGGAGGGCTGGCAACCATCATGGCGGTGGCCGCGGTCCTGCTCATCTCAACGACCATCAGGCTGTCTGCCATGTCCCGATCTCGACAGACGGGCATCATGCGCCTGGTGGGCGCCTCGAACCTCTTCATCCAGCTGCCCTTCATTCTTGAAGGAGTGATTGCGGCCCTCACCGGAGCTGTCCTGGCCGTGGTCACCCTGTGGGTGGGGGTCCGCTATGTCGTGGAGGGGTGGCTGGCCTCCTCGATCTCCTTCACGAGTGCCTTCATCACCACCAAGGACGTTCTCTTCCTGTCTCCTTGGCTCATTCTGGCGGCCATCGCCTTGGCCGCCGTCTCATCCGCCTTCTCCTTGTCCAAGTACACGAGGGTCTGA
- a CDS encoding FadR/GntR family transcriptional regulator has protein sequence MSITLDLGEAVIPHGAYSTLLASPATQAETTITAIKNYILRTGLQVGDALPTESQLCSDLGVSRSSVREAVRTLVALDIVEVRHGHGMFVGKVSMRPMVESLVFRGLLNPGDDHRGLRDIVEVRITLDKALAEPVTQTWKNRQDTEIDQIVAQMDVHAQKGELFTEQDRRFHIRLLEPLDNHLFLHLTEAFWAVHTLTVPLLGAPRPEDMLSAARAHRTMLQAARAGDTQAYREAITDHYAPLLAALT, from the coding sequence ATGAGCATCACACTTGATCTGGGTGAGGCGGTGATCCCCCACGGCGCCTACTCCACCTTGCTGGCGTCCCCGGCCACCCAGGCTGAGACCACGATCACCGCGATCAAGAACTACATCCTGAGAACCGGCCTTCAGGTGGGTGATGCGTTGCCGACGGAGTCGCAGCTGTGCTCGGACCTGGGAGTGTCGCGCTCCTCCGTGCGCGAGGCCGTACGCACCCTGGTCGCCCTCGACATCGTCGAGGTCCGCCACGGACACGGCATGTTCGTCGGCAAGGTCTCCATGCGCCCCATGGTCGAGTCCCTCGTCTTCAGAGGCCTACTCAACCCCGGAGACGACCACCGCGGACTACGCGACATCGTCGAGGTCCGCATCACCCTCGACAAGGCCCTGGCCGAACCCGTCACCCAGACCTGGAAGAACCGCCAGGACACCGAAATCGACCAGATCGTGGCGCAGATGGACGTCCATGCCCAAAAAGGCGAGCTGTTCACCGAGCAGGACCGCCGCTTCCACATCAGGCTGCTCGAGCCCTTGGACAACCACCTCTTCTTGCACCTCACCGAGGCCTTCTGGGCCGTCCACACCCTGACCGTCCCCCTCCTGGGCGCCCCCAGACCCGAGGACATGCTCAGCGCCGCCAGAGCTCACCGGACCATGCTCCAGGCCGCACGCGCCGGAGACACCCAGGCCTACCGCGAGGCCATCACCGACCACTACGCCCCACTCCTGGCCGCCCTCACCTGA
- a CDS encoding M23 family metallopeptidase — MLSRPFLRHSRRRAAVCALAAVSLAFFYSSDISLADERDDAVANQNEAERKQQEVISSLEGVSADLGQAYISLQNAQNSLTAAETELTSAETTLSEKEREKQIASDRLTTAQTSLDTVKQESDASKKTASETSDSVAEIVVSTYQGDNSVTSWSYVLASQDVEDLNQRASAVEIGSGVQEAVLSAAEVERAQNANREARQNAATTRVSTLKTEADAAEADAKTARDTAQTKRDEVAKLAADKQTAASALESRKSDLQAQLDQANADAAAAAARVSEIDAANRAAASAGTMPSVPSSSIAADSLGDGYIGHPITGRLEVTSPFGYRVHPVTGTGTGHQGVDFAASEGTPQYAAVSGVATYWNSESCGTGIDINGGIIDGHSYVVTLCHLSGRTIADGQYVNRGDVVGSTGSTGYATGPHVHFQVAQDGAYIDPMSLPGF; from the coding sequence ATGCTGTCTCGTCCGTTCCTCCGCCACTCACGTCGACGTGCCGCGGTCTGCGCGCTCGCCGCCGTCAGCCTCGCCTTCTTCTACTCGAGTGACATCTCCCTGGCCGATGAGCGTGATGACGCAGTCGCGAACCAGAATGAGGCCGAGCGCAAGCAGCAGGAGGTCATCTCCTCCCTCGAGGGAGTCAGCGCCGACCTGGGGCAGGCGTACATCTCACTGCAGAATGCCCAGAACTCCTTGACTGCAGCAGAGACGGAGCTGACCAGTGCCGAGACGACCCTGTCTGAGAAGGAGCGCGAGAAGCAGATCGCCAGCGACCGCCTGACCACGGCGCAGACCAGTCTCGACACGGTCAAGCAGGAGTCCGACGCCTCGAAGAAGACCGCCTCAGAGACCTCTGACTCCGTGGCGGAGATCGTGGTATCCACCTACCAGGGAGACAACTCGGTCACCTCGTGGAGCTACGTCCTCGCCTCGCAGGACGTCGAGGACCTCAACCAGCGTGCCTCCGCCGTTGAGATCGGATCCGGGGTTCAGGAGGCCGTGCTCTCCGCCGCTGAGGTCGAGCGCGCCCAGAACGCCAACCGCGAGGCTCGGCAGAACGCCGCCACGACACGGGTCAGCACCCTCAAGACGGAGGCCGACGCCGCTGAGGCGGATGCCAAGACTGCTCGGGATACCGCGCAGACCAAGCGGGACGAGGTCGCCAAGCTGGCCGCTGACAAGCAGACAGCCGCTTCAGCGCTGGAGAGCCGAAAGAGCGATCTGCAGGCGCAGCTCGACCAGGCCAATGCGGACGCAGCCGCCGCCGCTGCTCGCGTCTCGGAGATCGACGCCGCCAACCGTGCCGCGGCCAGCGCGGGAACGATGCCATCGGTTCCCTCCAGCTCCATCGCCGCGGACTCCTTGGGAGACGGGTACATCGGTCACCCGATCACCGGCCGTCTGGAGGTGACCTCTCCCTTCGGCTACCGCGTCCACCCGGTGACCGGCACTGGAACCGGGCACCAGGGCGTCGACTTCGCCGCGAGCGAGGGCACACCGCAGTACGCCGCGGTCTCCGGAGTGGCCACCTACTGGAACTCCGAGTCCTGCGGTACCGGCATCGACATCAACGGTGGCATCATCGACGGCCACTCCTACGTCGTCACCCTGTGCCACCTCTCGGGACGGACCATCGCCGACGGCCAGTACGTCAACCGTGGCGACGTCGTGGGGTCCACCGGATCGACCGGCTACGCCACCGGGCCGCACGTCCACTTCCAGGTGGCTCAGGACGGGGCCTACATCGACCCGATGTCGCTGCCCGGCTTCTAG
- a CDS encoding methylated-DNA--[protein]-cysteine S-methyltransferase, translating into MATTNDTARSCTVSTPDGPFTIVTGHGSADGADDGVDRAEYVLASGWTADTKELVGLIHPSLRPSRTEVLSEGECDGVLARAVAAMRSYYRGEGDAPGEIPVLQVGGPFIEQAWSRLREVAAGTTLTYTELAQASGSPAASRAAASACARNAAALFVPCHRIRRSDGSVGGFRYGTAVKISLLRREGATGLG; encoded by the coding sequence ATGGCGACGACGAACGACACGGCTCGCAGCTGCACTGTGAGCACTCCTGACGGTCCCTTCACCATCGTCACGGGCCACGGCAGTGCCGATGGCGCCGACGACGGCGTCGACCGGGCCGAGTACGTGCTCGCCTCAGGATGGACCGCCGACACCAAGGAGCTGGTCGGGCTCATCCACCCGAGTCTGAGGCCATCCCGCACCGAGGTGCTTTCAGAGGGGGAGTGCGACGGAGTCCTGGCACGCGCTGTTGCCGCCATGCGCTCCTACTACCGCGGCGAGGGCGATGCTCCCGGTGAGATTCCTGTTCTCCAGGTCGGCGGCCCGTTCATCGAGCAGGCCTGGTCCAGGCTCCGAGAGGTCGCCGCAGGCACCACACTGACCTACACCGAACTCGCCCAGGCCAGTGGGAGCCCGGCGGCCTCACGGGCCGCCGCCTCAGCGTGTGCACGCAATGCCGCGGCGCTGTTCGTCCCCTGCCACCGCATACGGCGTTCCGACGGAAGCGTCGGGGGATTCCGCTACGGAACCGCCGTCAAGATCTCTTTGCTGCGCCGCGAAGGGGCTACGGGACTCGGATAA
- a CDS encoding FadR/GntR family transcriptional regulator: protein MQTSRGVMSGLTTTPMTQSSTAIAEIKNYILAKGLQPGDALPTESQLCSDLGVSRSSVREAVRTLVALDIVEVRHGHGMFVGKVSMRPMVESLVFRGLLNPGDDHRGLRDIVEVRITLDKALAEPVTQTWKNRQDTEIDQIVAQMDVHAQKGELFTEQDRRFHIRLLEPLDNHLFLHLTEAFWAVHTLTVPLLGAPRPEDMLTTARAHRTMLQAARAGDTQAYREAITDHYAPLLAALT from the coding sequence ATGCAAACGTCCCGCGGTGTCATGTCCGGCCTCACCACCACCCCCATGACTCAGTCCTCCACAGCGATCGCCGAGATCAAGAACTACATTCTTGCCAAGGGACTTCAGCCGGGTGATGCGTTGCCGACGGAGTCGCAGCTGTGCTCGGACCTGGGAGTGTCGCGCTCCTCCGTGCGCGAGGCCGTACGCACCCTGGTCGCCCTCGACATCGTCGAGGTCCGCCACGGACACGGCATGTTCGTCGGCAAGGTCTCCATGCGCCCCATGGTCGAGTCCCTCGTCTTCAGAGGCCTACTCAACCCCGGAGACGACCACCGCGGACTACGCGACATCGTCGAGGTCCGCATCACCCTCGACAAGGCCCTGGCCGAACCCGTCACCCAGACCTGGAAGAACCGCCAGGACACCGAAATCGACCAGATCGTGGCGCAGATGGACGTCCATGCCCAAAAAGGCGAGCTGTTCACCGAGCAGGACCGCCGCTTCCACATCAGGCTGCTCGAGCCCTTGGACAACCACCTCTTCTTGCACCTCACCGAGGCCTTCTGGGCCGTCCACACCCTGACCGTCCCCCTCCTGGGCGCACCCAGACCCGAGGACATGCTGACAACCGCCAGAGCTCACCGGACCATGCTCCAGGCCGCACGCGCCGGAGACACCCAGGCCTACCGCGAGGCCATCACCGACCACTACGCCCCACTCCTGGCCGCCCTCACCTGA
- the ftsE gene encoding cell division ATP-binding protein FtsE produces the protein MIRFDHVSKVYKRGARPALDDVDIKVNRDEFVFLVGASGSGKSTFLRLVLREERPTKGRIHVLGRDLSQISSWKVPQLRREIGFVFQDFRLLENKNVLENVALASQVIGKPRHYILSAVPEALDLVGLAGKEKRLPHELSGGEQQRVAIARAMVNRPKLLLADEPTGNLDPSTSVGIMRLLDRINRQGTTVVMATHDDEIVDQMRKRVIELKGGEVVRDQDRGVYGSDR, from the coding sequence ATGATCCGCTTCGACCACGTCTCGAAGGTCTACAAGCGAGGGGCGCGTCCAGCGCTTGACGATGTCGACATCAAGGTCAACCGCGACGAGTTCGTGTTCCTCGTGGGCGCCTCGGGGTCGGGAAAGTCGACCTTCCTGCGCCTGGTCCTGCGAGAGGAGCGTCCCACCAAGGGGCGTATCCACGTCCTGGGACGTGATCTGTCGCAGATCTCCTCGTGGAAGGTGCCCCAGCTGCGGCGGGAGATCGGCTTCGTCTTCCAGGACTTCCGGCTCCTGGAGAACAAGAACGTTCTGGAGAACGTGGCTCTGGCCTCTCAGGTCATTGGTAAGCCCCGCCACTACATCCTCTCCGCTGTGCCGGAGGCCCTTGACCTGGTGGGGCTGGCCGGCAAGGAGAAGCGCCTCCCGCACGAGCTCTCCGGAGGTGAGCAGCAGCGCGTCGCGATCGCCCGCGCCATGGTCAACCGCCCCAAGCTGCTCCTGGCCGACGAGCCCACGGGAAACCTGGACCCCTCGACCTCGGTGGGCATCATGCGCCTGCTCGACCGCATCAACCGGCAGGGGACCACGGTCGTGATGGCCACCCACGACGACGAGATCGTCGACCAGATGCGCAAACGTGTCATCGAGCTCAAGGGCGGTGAGGTCGTGCGTGACCAGGACCGCGGTGTCTACGGCTCGGACCGCTGA
- the smpB gene encoding SsrA-binding protein SmpB has translation MTPAGRSARATKPTAGQKAKAASDARKTVARNRKAAHDYFIEDRYEAGLVLTGTEVKALRMGRASLTEAWIEIDRYGEAWLHGAHIPEYLQGTWNNHSPRRKRKLLLHRSELERLKTRVQAKGYTVVPLELYFIGGRAKLEIALARGKQDWDKRQALREAQDKREAARAMAAANRRRG, from the coding sequence ATGACTCCCGCCGGAAGATCTGCTCGGGCCACCAAGCCCACCGCCGGGCAGAAGGCCAAGGCCGCCTCCGACGCCCGCAAGACGGTGGCTCGTAACCGTAAGGCGGCTCACGACTACTTCATCGAGGACCGATATGAGGCAGGGCTGGTCCTCACCGGCACCGAGGTCAAGGCGTTGCGCATGGGACGCGCCTCGCTCACCGAGGCCTGGATCGAGATCGACCGCTATGGCGAGGCCTGGCTTCACGGCGCTCACATCCCCGAGTACCTGCAGGGCACGTGGAACAACCACTCCCCACGTCGCAAGCGCAAGCTGCTCCTGCACCGCAGCGAGCTCGAGCGTCTTAAGACCAGGGTGCAGGCCAAGGGCTACACCGTGGTCCCGCTGGAGCTGTACTTCATCGGTGGCCGCGCCAAGCTGGAGATCGCCCTTGCCCGAGGCAAGCAGGACTGGGACAAGCGCCAGGCCCTGCGCGAGGCGCAGGACAAGAGGGAGGCTGCCCGGGCCATGGCCGCCGCCAACCGACGTCGGGGCTGA
- a CDS encoding helix-turn-helix domain-containing protein, producing the protein MATSLRQRLGANLRAERRRRRLTQEDLAEQLGVTARYLGGIERAERNMTLDSVDALAQELGIDALDLLASTPSEGLAQRP; encoded by the coding sequence GTGGCGACATCGTTGAGGCAACGGCTTGGTGCAAATCTGCGCGCCGAGCGTCGTCGCCGTCGGCTCACGCAGGAGGACCTGGCTGAGCAGCTTGGGGTGACAGCCCGATACCTGGGCGGCATCGAGCGGGCGGAGCGCAACATGACGCTCGACTCCGTTGACGCCTTGGCCCAGGAACTTGGGATCGACGCCCTGGACCTGCTGGCCAGCACGCCCTCCGAAGGGCTGGCTCAGCGCCCGTAG
- a CDS encoding plasmid mobilization protein, producing MSDTCLNRLGVANTAMSVPAPGARHAEVASPSPTGSEASEDEGQRGLGNEGGARLFDKSPAGLSSEPAQKEDHRAGSVSTTRRHREALRVVEDRETLDARIAVRVSLSELDAVRRRARGLGVKPSAWARAVLRDALDTRRHEVRDLAAHAVAPRPAPEVSEAVEQLRRVGVNLNQVLRRGDVVDADLLCELRDAVNALRGSLGDRTVL from the coding sequence ATGAGTGACACATGTCTGAACCGGCTGGGCGTCGCAAACACTGCAATGTCTGTCCCCGCCCCGGGCGCCAGGCATGCAGAGGTGGCGTCCCCCTCGCCCACAGGGAGCGAAGCGAGCGAGGACGAGGGCCAGCGGGGTTTGGGGAACGAGGGCGGAGCCCGATTGTTCGACAAATCCCCTGCTGGCCTCTCTTCAGAACCGGCTCAGAAGGAGGATCACCGTGCCGGTTCTGTCTCCACCACGCGGCGTCATCGGGAAGCACTGCGCGTGGTGGAGGACAGGGAGACGCTCGATGCTCGCATCGCTGTGCGCGTCTCCCTCTCTGAGCTCGACGCCGTCAGGCGCCGAGCTCGTGGGCTGGGCGTTAAGCCCAGCGCATGGGCACGGGCGGTCCTGCGCGATGCGCTGGATACCCGACGCCATGAGGTCAGGGATCTTGCGGCTCACGCTGTGGCGCCTCGGCCCGCTCCCGAGGTATCCGAAGCTGTTGAGCAGTTGCGGCGAGTAGGTGTGAACCTCAATCAGGTGCTCCGTCGAGGGGATGTTGTTGATGCAGATCTGTTGTGTGAGTTGCGGGATGCGGTCAACGCCCTGCGTGGGTCGCTTGGTGACAGGACGGTGCTGTGA
- a CDS encoding helix-turn-helix transcriptional regulator gives MSTTQTINDLSTLSVPATEAAALIGVSPRTLSNWRTQGIGPAFVRVGTPHSRTLYRLDDLRTWLDANRVETSASKAVAR, from the coding sequence ATGTCTACTACCCAGACGATCAACGATTTATCCACACTCTCGGTCCCGGCCACGGAGGCCGCAGCCCTCATCGGTGTCAGCCCGCGCACACTCTCTAACTGGCGCACACAGGGTATCGGCCCGGCCTTCGTTCGCGTCGGTACGCCCCACTCGCGCACGCTCTACCGTCTCGATGACCTGCGAACCTGGCTCGACGCCAACCGGGTCGAGACGTCTGCCTCGAAGGCGGTGGCACGATGA